A section of the Deltaproteobacteria bacterium genome encodes:
- a CDS encoding DUF2339 domain-containing protein: protein MVGLLCLVALVLAVVAIRRSGPRGALAERIERIERLEREVRELRILLAALRPEAGAAPAAVEPAPIAPAPPAARPVPEAAPARAVAPAPPARPGPPPPAAAGAPWVGIDWERWFGVRAAAVLGGVALALAGLLFFKYSIEHGLIPPWLRVVIGTLVGVGCIAGSERTLRPRYAGTANALAGAGVVVLYAAFWAASVHYGLVGIPVSFVLMVAVTAACCALSWRHASQVIALLGLVGGFATPLLLASGAHRPVGLFGYVLLLDLGLLVLARQRRWPLLTVLSLAATLLYEVLWIGGRMGSDRLFLGLGILAVFVLLFALAPALAPAEDRAEWLAARAAAVLFPFAFALYFATSARFDPHLHPVALLLLLLCTAAGWIGRAEKTYWLGLGAASATVAVVAAWLLARDLDVARAREAVMWCVVLAAAMHVFVEWEPAREGADGPAPAALVASVGLLVVLIGGSTRALAAAPWPWLAAFLGLGALVIRHAVFPGRGQLHVVAAVAVAIGLATVERVHGQRPGFPPHAVYLGVALGVAVAFQAVAVAHRSPSARRWADHGAAALCVVLLLHLMTAPGIPPASAWLFLGVTGTFGLLIALAATRLGAGSWLLVAVLATAIVQGTWTVDLHAPAVATTALGLEAAAVLVFTAWPFLAAARFRGEPFAWRAAALAAPAWFLSLRSLFVLRFGDAAIGLLPVSLAVVCFVAALRARDLWPASEPLRTMALAWFSAAAMGFVTVAIPLQLEKEWVTIGWALQGLALTALWVRLDHPGLKYFGLALLAGATARLLNPAVLGYYPRPAFRIVNWLMYTYLVPAAALLATAALLEPREAARARPWERERWYAGGWPIAAIGCGAAGLVVIFVWINLAIADWFTSGPVLRLSFERLPARDLTTSLAWAIYALVLLAVGMGRGRIGLRWASLGLLMITIAKVFLHDLGELRDLYRVASLLGLAVSLIAVSLAYQRFVFRDAAAEQT, encoded by the coding sequence GTGGTCGGTCTGCTCTGTCTCGTGGCTCTCGTGCTCGCAGTCGTCGCCATCCGGCGGTCCGGACCGCGCGGCGCGCTCGCCGAGCGGATCGAGCGGATCGAGCGGCTCGAGCGCGAGGTGCGGGAGCTGCGCATTCTCCTCGCGGCGTTGCGCCCGGAGGCGGGGGCGGCGCCGGCGGCCGTCGAGCCCGCGCCGATCGCGCCCGCCCCTCCCGCGGCGCGACCCGTACCCGAGGCAGCGCCGGCACGAGCGGTGGCACCAGCGCCGCCCGCACGCCCGGGGCCGCCACCGCCCGCCGCTGCCGGTGCGCCCTGGGTCGGCATCGACTGGGAGCGCTGGTTCGGCGTGCGTGCAGCCGCGGTCCTCGGCGGCGTCGCGCTCGCGCTCGCCGGGCTTCTCTTCTTCAAGTACTCGATCGAGCACGGCCTCATCCCGCCCTGGCTGAGGGTCGTCATCGGCACGCTCGTCGGCGTCGGGTGCATCGCCGGCTCGGAGCGGACGCTCCGGCCGCGCTATGCCGGCACGGCCAACGCGCTCGCGGGCGCCGGGGTCGTCGTCCTCTACGCCGCTTTCTGGGCGGCGAGCGTCCACTACGGCCTGGTCGGCATCCCGGTGTCGTTCGTGCTCATGGTCGCCGTGACCGCGGCCTGCTGTGCGCTCTCCTGGCGCCACGCCTCGCAGGTGATCGCGCTCCTCGGCCTGGTGGGCGGCTTCGCGACCCCGCTCCTTCTGGCCAGCGGCGCGCACCGGCCGGTCGGGCTGTTCGGCTACGTCCTCCTCCTCGATCTTGGCCTGCTCGTTCTGGCGCGCCAGCGCCGCTGGCCCCTCCTGACGGTGCTCAGCCTGGCGGCGACGCTCCTCTACGAGGTGCTCTGGATCGGCGGCCGCATGGGTTCCGACCGTCTCTTCCTCGGGCTCGGCATCCTGGCCGTGTTCGTCTTGCTCTTCGCGCTCGCCCCCGCGCTCGCGCCCGCCGAGGATCGGGCGGAGTGGCTGGCGGCCCGGGCGGCCGCGGTACTATTCCCCTTCGCCTTCGCGCTCTACTTCGCGACGAGCGCGCGCTTCGATCCGCACCTGCATCCCGTCGCGCTGCTGCTCCTCCTCCTCTGCACCGCCGCCGGCTGGATCGGACGGGCGGAGAAGACGTACTGGCTCGGGCTCGGTGCCGCCTCCGCGACGGTCGCCGTGGTCGCCGCGTGGCTGCTCGCGCGCGACCTCGATGTCGCGCGCGCCCGCGAGGCCGTCATGTGGTGCGTCGTGCTGGCGGCCGCCATGCACGTCTTCGTCGAGTGGGAGCCGGCGCGCGAGGGCGCCGACGGGCCGGCCCCCGCGGCGCTGGTCGCGAGCGTCGGGCTCCTGGTCGTCCTGATCGGGGGCTCGACGCGCGCCCTTGCCGCGGCGCCGTGGCCGTGGCTGGCCGCGTTCCTCGGGCTCGGCGCACTCGTGATCCGCCATGCGGTCTTCCCGGGACGGGGGCAGCTGCACGTGGTCGCGGCCGTGGCCGTCGCCATCGGGCTCGCGACGGTCGAGCGCGTGCACGGACAGCGGCCGGGCTTCCCGCCGCACGCCGTCTACCTCGGCGTCGCGCTCGGCGTCGCGGTCGCGTTCCAGGCCGTTGCGGTCGCACACCGGTCGCCGAGCGCCCGGCGCTGGGCGGACCACGGCGCCGCGGCGCTCTGCGTGGTGCTCCTCCTCCACCTGATGACCGCACCCGGGATCCCGCCGGCGTCGGCATGGCTCTTCCTCGGCGTCACGGGCACGTTCGGTCTCCTGATAGCGCTCGCCGCCACGCGTCTCGGCGCCGGCAGCTGGCTCCTCGTCGCCGTGCTCGCGACCGCCATCGTGCAGGGCACCTGGACCGTCGACCTGCACGCGCCTGCGGTCGCGACCACGGCCCTCGGGCTCGAGGCGGCGGCCGTCCTGGTCTTCACCGCCTGGCCGTTCCTGGCCGCGGCGCGCTTCCGGGGCGAGCCCTTCGCGTGGCGGGCGGCCGCGCTCGCGGCTCCGGCCTGGTTCCTGTCCCTGAGGTCGCTCTTCGTGCTGCGCTTCGGCGACGCGGCGATCGGCCTGCTGCCCGTGTCGCTTGCCGTCGTGTGCTTCGTCGCGGCGCTGCGGGCGCGCGACCTCTGGCCGGCGTCCGAGCCGCTGCGCACGATGGCGCTCGCCTGGTTCTCCGCCGCCGCCATGGGCTTCGTCACCGTCGCCATCCCGCTCCAGCTCGAGAAGGAGTGGGTCACGATCGGATGGGCGCTCCAGGGGCTCGCCCTCACCGCGCTCTGGGTGCGGCTCGACCATCCGGGGCTGAAATACTTCGGTCTCGCCCTGCTGGCGGGGGCGACGGCTCGTCTGCTGAACCCCGCCGTGCTCGGCTACTACCCCCGACCCGCGTTCCGCATCGTCAACTGGCTCATGTACACCTACCTGGTCCCGGCGGCGGCGCTGCTCGCCACCGCGGCGCTGCTCGAGCCGCGCGAGGCGGCACGCGCGCGTCCGTGGGAACGTGAGCGGTGGTACGCAGGGGGGTGGCCGATCGCCGCCATCGGGTGCGGCGCGGCCGGCCTGGTCGTGATCTTCGTGTGGATCAACCTCGCCATCGCCGACTGGTTCACCTCCGGCCCCGTCCTCCGCCTGAGCTTCGAGCGGCTGCCCGCGCGCGATCTCACGACCTCGCTCGCCTGGGCGATCTACGCGCTCGTCCTGCTCGCCGTCGGCATGGGGCGGGGCCGGATCGGGCTCCGCTGGGCGAGCCTCGGCCTCCTGATGATCACGATCGCGAAGGTCTTCCTGCACGACCTCGGCGAGCTCCGCGATCTCTACCGCGTGGCGTCGCTGCTCGGGCTCGCGGTCTCGCTCATCGCGGTGTCGCTCGCCTATCAGCGCTTCGTTTTCCGCGACGCGGCGGCGGAGCAGACGTGA
- a CDS encoding DUF3999 domain-containing protein, which produces MTRLAVALGTLLALAAHAADPGEVDLRRLFPRQAEVYVTPPGGLSELRLPAEVLAACRPDLSDLRLFDRRGLEIPYVIDAGPEARTRAEVADRVEAQILEARREEIGRADAPALRREAYVVVAPTRTTEVGTWDLVMETDRPRFVRRVDVRAEAADGTGVQVLENASVFRLGAQRDKTRLPLPPLSGARLTVTVEGEEDFYLEPRLFFEGAHVLAARAEAAVDLAEVARQDADGRTVLELARPRGLVPDVLRLRTTTGNFDRPVEVWDEGPGVEPVLLGRADVFRVQALARAEEREVSLRAARGDRLRVEIVNGDSAALDALEFEAIVRRPSLIFSLDSDDGEAPAATLAFGGGRAYRPRYDLARLLGPAGARAGAALRDAARSARLGAVGPNPIFDGAPALGFAMRAGAEVDTRLYARRRRITVAPSPDGLSRLSLTAEDVAHARPDLADVRVVDAASRQWPYLLDRDGVERWERVSVEAPIRRQRTSRYRFGLRAAPARLDQLVLDADTPFFDRAFRLVATTEREPERVLAAGRLRQPIGKPGPVTIAFPPSRIDGLELVVEDGDDASLAFRAARARLRLPEVYLAAPAGEYSLLVGDPEATAPDYELARMRDVVLALTSAPVVTQAPGPNPDYSARARLTSGERLQGTLAQAVLWAVLLAAVAVLVLLTLRLARSGDPR; this is translated from the coding sequence GTGACCCGGCTCGCCGTCGCGCTCGGAACGCTGCTCGCCCTCGCCGCCCATGCCGCCGATCCCGGCGAGGTCGACCTCCGACGCCTCTTCCCCCGCCAGGCCGAGGTCTACGTCACGCCACCGGGCGGTCTGTCCGAGCTCCGGCTTCCGGCCGAGGTGCTCGCCGCCTGCCGTCCCGACCTTTCCGATCTCCGCCTCTTCGACCGGCGCGGGCTGGAGATCCCGTACGTCATCGACGCCGGTCCCGAGGCACGGACGCGCGCCGAGGTCGCGGACCGCGTCGAGGCGCAGATTCTGGAGGCGCGCCGCGAGGAGATCGGCCGGGCCGACGCCCCCGCTCTCCGGCGCGAGGCGTACGTGGTCGTCGCGCCGACCCGGACCACCGAGGTCGGCACGTGGGACCTCGTCATGGAGACCGACCGGCCGCGCTTCGTGCGCCGGGTGGACGTGCGCGCGGAGGCGGCTGATGGGACCGGCGTGCAGGTGCTCGAGAACGCCTCCGTCTTCCGTCTCGGCGCGCAGCGCGACAAGACGCGCCTGCCGCTGCCGCCGCTGTCGGGGGCCCGGCTCACCGTGACGGTCGAGGGCGAAGAGGACTTCTACCTCGAGCCGCGGCTCTTCTTCGAAGGCGCGCACGTCCTCGCGGCGCGCGCCGAGGCGGCGGTCGACCTCGCGGAGGTCGCGCGACAGGACGCCGACGGCCGCACGGTTCTCGAGCTCGCCCGGCCGCGAGGTCTGGTGCCCGACGTCCTCCGTCTGCGGACGACGACGGGGAATTTCGACCGCCCGGTCGAGGTGTGGGACGAAGGGCCGGGGGTCGAGCCCGTTTTGCTCGGTCGCGCCGACGTCTTCCGCGTGCAGGCGCTCGCTCGCGCCGAGGAGCGCGAGGTTTCGCTCCGGGCGGCGCGGGGCGATCGCCTGCGCGTCGAGATCGTCAACGGAGACAGCGCGGCGCTCGACGCGCTCGAGTTCGAGGCGATCGTGCGCCGGCCATCGTTGATCTTCTCGCTCGACAGCGACGACGGCGAGGCGCCTGCCGCGACCCTGGCGTTCGGCGGTGGGCGTGCGTACCGCCCGCGATACGACCTGGCCCGCCTTCTCGGCCCGGCAGGCGCGCGCGCCGGGGCTGCCCTTCGCGACGCCGCGCGAAGCGCGCGGCTCGGCGCCGTCGGCCCGAACCCGATCTTCGACGGGGCACCGGCCCTCGGCTTCGCGATGCGCGCGGGTGCAGAGGTCGACACGCGTCTCTACGCCCGTCGGCGGCGGATCACGGTCGCGCCGTCGCCCGACGGCCTCTCCCGCCTCTCGCTCACGGCAGAGGATGTCGCCCACGCGCGCCCGGATCTCGCCGACGTGCGCGTGGTCGACGCGGCGTCGCGGCAGTGGCCGTACCTGCTCGACCGGGACGGCGTGGAGCGCTGGGAGAGGGTGTCGGTCGAGGCTCCGATTCGGCGGCAGCGGACCTCTCGCTACCGATTCGGGCTCCGGGCCGCACCCGCGCGTCTCGATCAGCTCGTGCTCGACGCCGATACGCCCTTCTTCGATCGCGCCTTTCGCCTGGTCGCGACGACGGAGCGTGAGCCCGAGCGCGTGCTCGCCGCGGGCCGCTTGCGTCAGCCGATCGGCAAGCCCGGTCCGGTGACGATCGCCTTCCCGCCCTCGCGGATCGACGGGCTCGAGCTCGTTGTGGAGGACGGCGACGATGCGTCGCTCGCATTCCGCGCCGCGCGCGCGCGGCTCCGCCTGCCCGAGGTGTATCTCGCGGCACCGGCGGGCGAGTACTCCCTCCTCGTCGGGGACCCGGAGGCGACCGCGCCGGATTACGAGCTCGCGCGCATGCGCGACGTCGTCCTCGCGCT